From a single Nicotiana tomentosiformis chromosome 2, ASM39032v3, whole genome shotgun sequence genomic region:
- the LOC117277317 gene encoding uncharacterized protein, with amino-acid sequence MAGGNVERRERLTKLEALIGNVPEGDEIETLMTRLANLEAELARLSQENEDLKCETVVLRRAVGEDVPQRGADRLHVKIPEPKAFGGARSARELENFLWDMEQYFHVIRVKDEKEKVTLTSMYLSEDAKLWWRTRVAEDESLGRPKIESWERLRKELKDQFLPNNTSWITRDKLKRLKHTGSVRAYVKEFISLMLSISNMSEEDKLHNFMSGLQQWAQLELRRQNIQNLASAVTAADALDDFHLGEDSSTSKSNDGKKDKAREGKESENSNANEDKGKGKQEAGTSKSKEKGRFSGCFLCDGTHRARDCPKKAVLNAMTAADMRAA; translated from the coding sequence ATGGCTGGTGGTAATGTTGAACGGCGGGAGAGGCTAACGAAATTGGAGGCATTGATTGGGAATGTCCCCGAAGGTGATGAAATTGAGACCCTCATGACAAGACTTGCCAACCTTGAGGCAGAATTGGCAAGGCTGAGTCAAGAGAATGAGGATTTGAAATGCGAGACAGTGGTGCTAAGACGTGCTGTGGGCGAGGATGTTCCTCAACGTGGTGCTGATCGTCTCCATGTAAAAATTCCTGAACCAAAGGCATTTGGAGGTGCAAGGAGTGCACGCGAGCTGGAGAATTTTCTTTGGGATATGGAGCAGTATTTTCATGTTATTCGTGTGAAAGACGAAAAGGAAAAAGTAACCTTGACTAGCATGTATTTGAGTGAAGATGCTAAGTTATGGTGGCGCACCCGTGTAGCCGAAGATGAAAGTCTGGGCCGACCAAAGATCGAGTCGTGGGAGCGACTCAGAAAGGAGTTGAAGGATCAATTCCTTCCAAACAATACGTCCTGGATTACTCGGGACAAACTGAAAAGGTTGAAACATACCGGATCAGTGAGAGCATATGTCAAAGAATTCATTTCTTTGATGTTGAGTATAAGCAATATGTCGGAAGAAGACAAATTGCATAACTTCATGAGCGGGCTGCAACAGTGGGCACAATTGGAGTTGCGTAGgcagaatatacaaaacctcgCAAGTGCCGTGACTGCGGCTGATGCATTGGATGATTTTCACTTGGGAGAAGACTCTTCTACTTCAAAGTCCAACGACGGAAAGAAGGACAAAGCAAGGGAGGGGAAGGAAAGTGAAAATAGCAATGCTAATGAAGACAAGGGGAAGGGAAAGCAGGAGGCTGGAACTTCCAAGAGCAAAGAGAAGGGCAGATTCAGTGGCTGTTTCCTTTGTGATGGGACACATCGAGCAAGAGACTGCCCAAAGAAGGCAGTGTTGAATGCTATGACTGCCGCAGATATGAGAGCTGCATAG